From a region of the Vanrija pseudolonga chromosome 2, complete sequence genome:
- the SPCC417.10_2 gene encoding putative transporter: MSTPYEKDRPQHAENADLEHGDMVKDHTHTAGDIKHGDRALAYIGDERIDLTEEDNRRIRRKTDKVILSMLCWVYFLQIIDKSVLGLGNVWGLSKDTNLHGSQYSTISTMNAIAQLAWQPFSSYIIVRVPARTLMTVLCFGWGTAQACMAASHNFGGLMATRFLLGLFEAGCLPLFSVLTAQWYRRSEQPLRVAAWYSTNGLATIFAALLSWALGHVKSDKIHEWQLLFIIVGVITVFTAPVIWFMVDSDIPSARFLTEQEKAMAIERLRANQTGTGSNEFKWSHVGEAFYDVKTYLWLFMSLLLNIGASVTNAFGPTLIKGFGFDNYITTLLNMPFGFLQFLCILAASYAAQVFRIKSAILAIFVIPVIVGLALLFYEGTHGLQQGPRLAGYYLLAFLFGGNPLIVSWMVANTGGQTKKTVIISIYNAGASAGNIIGPLLFTDKDKPAYVPGVKAVLGIFCALLGVIGFQVFSIFTLNKVRQKQRVAFGKPKFIKDTSMSSKYEAFGQEDQAGEGPRLGQNALLDLTDYKNDEFVYVY; the protein is encoded by the coding sequence ATGTCCACACCATACGAGAAGGACAGGCCGCAGCACGCCGAGAatgccgacctcgagcacggcgacatGGTCAAGGACCACACCCACACGGCCGGCGACATCAAGCACggcgaccgcgcgctcgcgtacattggcgacgagcgcatcGACCTCACAGAAGAGGACAACCGCCGTATCCGCCGCAAGACGGACAAGGTCATCCTGTCGATGCTGTGCTGGGTGTACTTTTTGCAGATTATCGACAAGTcggtccttggcctcggcaacgTTTGGGGCCTGAGCAAGGACACCAACCTGCACGGCTCGCAGTACTCGACCATCTCGACCATGAACGCCATTGCCCAGCTCGCATGGCAGCCCTTCTCGTCGTACATCATCGTccgcgtgccggcgcgtACCCTCATGACGGTGCTCTGCTTCGGCTGGGGAACCGCCCAGGCGTGCATGGCGGCCAGCCACAACTTTGGCGGTCTGATGGCGACCCGTTTCCTGCTTGGTCTCTTCGAGGCCGGATGTCTCCCTCTCTTCTCGGTCCTCACGGCCCAGTGGTACCGTCGCTCCGAGCAGCCCCTGCGTGTGGCGGCCTGGTACTCGACCAACGGTCTCGCGACCATCTTTGCGGCTCTCCTCTCCTGGGCGCTCGGCCACGTCAAGTCGGACAAGATTCACGAGTGGCAGCTCCTCTTCatcatcgtcggcgtcatcacCGTCTTCACCGCCCCCGTCATCTGGTTCATGGTCGACTCGGACATCCCGTCCGCCCGCTTCCTCACCGAGCAGGAGAAGGCCATGGCCATTGAGCGTCTTCGTGCCAACCAGACCGGTACCGGCTCGAACGAGTTCAAGTGGtcgcacgtcggcgaggcctTCTACGACGTCAAGACCTACCTCTGGCTCTTCAtgtcgctcctcctcaacatCGGCGCGTCCGTCACCAACGCCTTCGGCCCCACCCTCATCAAGGGCTTCGGCTTCGACAACTACATCACTACGCTGCTCAACATGCCCTTCGGCTTCCTCCAGTTCCTGTGCATTCTCGCTGCGTCGTACGCTGCCCAGGTGTTCCGTATCAAGTCGGCCATCCTCGCGATTTTCGTCATCCCCGTcattgtcggcctcgcgctgctcttCTACGAAGGCACCCACGGCCTCCAGCAGGGTCCCCGTCTTGCCGGCTACTACCTTCTTGCGTTCCTCTTTGGCGGTAACCCGCTCATCGTGTCGTGGATGGTCGCCAACACTGGTGGCCAGACCAAGAAGACGGTCATCATCTCCATCTAcaacgccggcgcgtcggcaggCAACATTATCGGCCCCCTCCTCTTcaccgacaaggacaagccCGCCTACGTCCCCGGTGTCAAggccgtcctcggcatctTCTGCGCGCTCCTCGGTGTGATCGGCTTCCAGGTCTTCTCCATCTTCACCCTCAACAAGGTCCGCCAGAAGCAGCGTGTCGCTTTCGGCAAGCCCAAGTTCATCAAGGACACGTCCATGAGCTCCAAGTACGAGGCGTTCGGCCAGGAGGAccaggccggcgagggcccCCGTCTTGGTCAGAACGCGCTTCTCGATCTTACGGATTACAAGAACGACGAGTTTGTCTACGTTTACTAG